One Aegilops tauschii subsp. strangulata cultivar AL8/78 chromosome 7, Aet v6.0, whole genome shotgun sequence genomic window carries:
- the LOC109750028 gene encoding uncharacterized protein, translating to MFHEQNFGRVQDKQKFEKELARLKSEHERELAKLRTENDKLCIEYTKLVDDVSKMFDWQDGRVDKKVYQKQVEEEELEKKKKELEEKAMLEVQMEKLKLAKEQRCILQSQADIIKNTRKAMKVVEVDRDVLKKEKAKLELVVAELLKEGYGSKEKLEQIKATLES from the coding sequence ATGTTCCATGAGCAGAACTTTGGAAGGGTACAGGACAAGCAGAAGTTTGAGAAGGAGTTGGCCAGGCTTAAGAGTGAACATGAAAGGGAGTTGGCCAAGCTTAGGACTGAAAATGACAAGCTTTGCATTGAGTACACCAAGCTTGTTGATGATGTATCCAAGATGTTTGATTGGCAGGATGGTAGGGTGGACAAGAAGGTGTACCAGAAACAAGTGGAGGAGGAAGAacttgagaagaagaagaaggagctaGAGGAGAAAGCTATGTTGGAGGTGCAGATGGAAAAGCTCAAACTTGCAAAAGAGCAGAGGTGCATTTTGCAGAGCCAAGCTGATATCATCAAGAACACCAGGAAGGCTATGAAGGTTGTTGAAGTTGACAGAGATGTTCTTAAGAAGGAGAAGGCAAAGCTTGAGCTTGTTGTTGCTGAGCTGCTGAAAGAAGGGTATGGCAGCAAAGAGAAGTTAGAGCAAATCAAGGCCACCCTTGAGTCTTGA